A single Nostoc sp. PCC 7107 DNA region contains:
- a CDS encoding PEP-CTERM sorting domain-containing protein (PEP-CTERM proteins occur, often in large numbers, in the proteomes of bacteria that also encode an exosortase, a predicted intramembrane cysteine proteinase. The presence of a PEP-CTERM domain at a protein's C-terminus predicts cleavage within the sorting domain, followed by covalent anchoring to some some component of the (usually Gram-negative) cell surface. Many PEP-CTERM proteins exhibit an unusual sequence composition that includes large numbers of potential glycosylation sites. Expression of one such protein has been shown restore the ability of a bacterium to form floc, a type of biofilm.), giving the protein MLKNLSLALLGTTVIVASANPASAVTMVVSGGMFSSYSDAKTVTFDDGTANDPNGFATYSNVTTNIVQGSVSGQYASPYGDTTKFLTIAPSGSGVAGDSGFVNINFKEAVDYFGFYAGSLDSYNYIDIYSGNQLLKTFSGSDVPGAVADGSWTSGQSNMFVNLVGDAGEKFDRVVMRSNGIAFETDNHAYRLAQSVPEPSAMLGVLAIGAFGTTSLLKRQQKKVAVKA; this is encoded by the coding sequence ATGCTGAAAAATTTATCTCTTGCTTTACTGGGAACAACTGTTATTGTAGCGAGTGCCAACCCAGCTAGTGCCGTAACTATGGTAGTAAGTGGTGGGATGTTCTCTAGCTACTCTGATGCTAAAACTGTCACCTTTGATGATGGGACAGCAAATGATCCAAATGGATTTGCTACTTACTCTAATGTCACTACTAACATTGTTCAGGGTAGTGTAAGTGGTCAATATGCTTCACCCTATGGAGATACTACTAAGTTTCTCACAATTGCTCCATCAGGTAGTGGTGTTGCAGGAGATAGTGGTTTTGTCAATATTAATTTCAAAGAAGCTGTTGATTACTTCGGTTTTTATGCAGGCTCATTAGATAGTTACAACTATATTGATATCTACAGTGGCAATCAGTTGTTAAAGACTTTTAGTGGCTCAGATGTACCAGGTGCAGTAGCTGATGGTAGCTGGACTAGCGGTCAATCTAATATGTTTGTCAATCTTGTAGGTGATGCAGGTGAAAAATTTGATCGCGTTGTAATGCGTTCAAATGGTATTGCTTTTGAAACAGATAACCACGCTTATAGACTAGCACAGAGTGTTCCAGAACCCAGTGCAATGTTAGGTGTATTGGCAATAGGCGCTTTCGGAACTACTTCACTTTTAAAGCGTCAACAAAAGAAAGTAGCAGTGAAAGCATAA
- a CDS encoding PadR family transcriptional regulator yields the protein MKLEDIYQFFENPPPTYLCQELAICYILSVLRQGESYGTELIQRLETEYPTYRLSDTVLYSAIKFLEDERAINGYWKKLEGRGRPRRMYQVSPEWQVQAQDLTRLWQEYINGRTN from the coding sequence ATGAAACTTGAGGATATATATCAATTCTTTGAAAATCCTCCGCCAACTTACCTCTGTCAGGAACTAGCTATTTGTTACATACTGTCTGTTTTACGGCAAGGTGAATCCTACGGAACCGAGTTAATTCAACGTTTAGAAACTGAATATCCAACTTATCGGCTTTCAGATACCGTACTGTATAGTGCGATTAAGTTTCTAGAAGACGAAAGGGCTATTAATGGATATTGGAAGAAGCTCGAAGGACGGGGAAGACCTAGACGAATGTACCAAGTTTCTCCAGAATGGCAAGTTCAAGCGCAGGATTTAACGCGTCTTTGGCAAGAGTACATCAACGGGAGGACAAATTAA
- a CDS encoding IS5 family transposase (programmed frameshift) — MARKSYPTDLTDMEWEILAPLIPPAKEGGHPRTTDMREVCNAIYYHLKTGCQWNMLPGDFPPSSTVYNYYRKWQRKGVWEKLNHSLRGQVRLKLGKSTQPSALAADSQSVKTDPKKGDVYGFDGGKKVKGRKRQTLVDSLGLLLKVVVSEANAPERVLAAYALMELLEERPELLEKVEVLWVDSGYDGDKFALCVWLMIQAHVEVIRRTESEFQVLPKRWVVERTFGWFNQYHRLSKDYERLPEMSEAAIYAVMTRIMLRRLVV; from the exons ATGGCGCGAAAGTCTTACCCCACAGACTTAACAGATATGGAGTGGGAAATCCTAGCCCCCTTGATTCCACCAGCGAAAGAAGGAGGACACCCGCGCACAACTGATATGCGGGAGGTATGCAACGCTATCTACTATCACCTGAAGACAGGATGCCAATGGAATATGCTTCCGGGAGACTTCCCGCCCAGCTCAACTGTATACAACTACTACCGCAAATGGCAGCGCAAAGGGGTATGGGAAAAATTAAACCATTCATTACGCGGTCAGGTTCGCTTAAAATTAGGTAAATCAACACAACCCAGCGCCCTCGCCGCAGACAGTCAGTCAGTTAAAACTGACC CAAAAAAGGGGGATGTGTACGGTTTTGATGGCGGTAAAAAGGTAAAAGGGCGAAAGCGACAGACTTTGGTTGATAGCCTGGGATTATTGTTGAAAGTGGTTGTAAGTGAAGCAAATGCCCCAGAGCGAGTGCTTGCTGCCTATGCTTTGATGGAATTGTTAGAGGAGCGTCCTGAATTACTTGAGAAAGTTGAAGTTTTATGGGTTGATTCCGGTTATGACGGTGATAAGTTTGCTCTTTGTGTTTGGTTGATGATCCAAGCTCATGTTGAAGTCATACGGCGTACCGAGTCAGAATTTCAGGTTTTACCGAAACGTTGGGTAGTCGAAAGAACATTTGGGTGGTTTAACCAATATCATCGTCTCAGCAAAGATTATGAGCGCCTACCCGAAATGAGTGAAGCTGCTATATATGCTGTTATGACTCGGATTATGTTGCGTCGTCTTGTCGTCTAA
- a CDS encoding YtxH domain-containing protein — protein MSNNRSGVFIGGMMLGATIGALTGLLIAPRTGRETRKLLKKSADAIPELAEDLSTSVQIQADRLSANALRNWDETLDRLKEAIAAGIDASQRESQVLHQQTTEEDSDSLPQPLERS, from the coding sequence ATGTCTAATAACCGTTCTGGAGTCTTTATTGGCGGTATGATGCTAGGAGCGACTATCGGTGCTTTAACCGGTTTGCTAATTGCTCCGCGCACAGGGCGCGAAACGCGTAAACTTTTGAAAAAATCTGCTGATGCCATCCCAGAATTAGCGGAAGATTTATCAACAAGTGTACAAATTCAGGCAGATCGTCTGTCTGCTAACGCATTACGTAACTGGGATGAAACTTTAGATAGACTAAAAGAAGCGATCGCCGCTGGCATAGATGCTAGTCAGCGCGAAAGTCAAGTCTTGCATCAGCAAACAACTGAAGAAGACTCAGATTCGCTTCCTCAGCCTTTGGAACGCTCGTAG
- a CDS encoding DUF3155 domain-containing protein, whose product MARRRKRKSRRRQEGRRILEHVPQYSIESGEEKPVTAARKFIQAEGILPPALLLVKRNEHTTDRYFWAEKGLFGAQYVEENHFLFPSLRTLEAPAGSEPVALAAR is encoded by the coding sequence TTGGCAAGGAGACGGAAAAGAAAGAGTCGTCGTCGCCAGGAAGGACGGCGGATTTTAGAGCATGTGCCTCAATATAGCATCGAAAGCGGCGAAGAAAAACCTGTGACAGCAGCCAGGAAATTCATTCAAGCTGAAGGGATCTTGCCACCGGCTCTACTGCTCGTAAAGCGAAATGAACATACAACAGACCGATATTTCTGGGCAGAAAAGGGTCTATTTGGCGCTCAATACGTAGAAGAGAACCATTTCTTGTTTCCCAGCTTACGAACATTAGAAGCTCCGGCTGGTTCAGAACCTGTAGCATTAGCTGCTCGCTGA
- a CDS encoding ATP-binding protein, with protein MLMSASSDFVALCREQIALLAQGLGASLSVVYLTQELVEAPTTEAKLIPVVVYPETAGLPPGEENTEVKARKQLQISNILLLPKQQKRLLTAATEPIASAPEVETTDTGQADFQEEYLLSGHQIVLPLVHEGVMMGLLVTCREDRAWNQQEQSTIKKIVQTLAIACVLDQRRAWLQQQLHQQQVLQEQQRDLLDNLLHQFRNPLTALRTFGKLLFKRLRPGDPNRDVGANIVRESDRLQELLQQFEQVIDWTELDVAPLALPENEVFVEATVQTEPKPILLLPGTGEKVTDCYLADLLAPLLLSAKAIAQERHLKLKTEIPKNLPLVRANIKALQEVLSNIIDNALKYTPKGGKIFIQVGQERGNCIGIAISDTGPGIPQEDIAHLGERHYRGVQAQTEIPGTGLGLAIAKQLIEQMQGEIDVFSPAINSAIASPDTPGTTFIIWLPIS; from the coding sequence ATGTTAATGTCTGCTAGTTCAGATTTTGTCGCTTTATGCCGAGAACAAATAGCATTGTTAGCCCAAGGGTTGGGAGCCTCTTTAAGTGTGGTTTATTTAACACAAGAATTGGTAGAAGCTCCAACAACTGAGGCGAAGCTGATTCCTGTGGTAGTTTATCCAGAAACAGCAGGATTACCACCAGGAGAAGAGAATACTGAGGTAAAAGCACGCAAACAATTACAAATTAGTAATATTTTGCTCCTACCCAAACAACAAAAACGGTTATTGACAGCAGCTACAGAACCTATAGCTTCAGCACCAGAGGTCGAAACTACAGATACTGGACAGGCAGATTTTCAAGAAGAGTATTTGCTGAGTGGACACCAAATTGTTCTACCCCTGGTTCATGAGGGTGTCATGATGGGATTACTGGTGACTTGTAGAGAAGACCGGGCTTGGAATCAACAAGAACAAAGCACTATTAAAAAGATAGTTCAGACTTTGGCGATCGCTTGTGTTTTAGATCAGCGTCGAGCATGGTTGCAACAACAGTTACATCAACAACAAGTTCTGCAAGAACAGCAGCGAGATTTATTAGATAATTTATTACACCAATTTCGCAATCCCTTGACCGCATTGCGGACTTTTGGCAAATTACTCTTTAAAAGACTGCGCCCAGGCGACCCTAACCGAGACGTAGGAGCGAATATTGTTAGAGAAAGCGATCGCCTACAAGAATTATTGCAACAATTTGAGCAGGTTATTGACTGGACAGAATTAGATGTAGCACCACTGGCATTGCCCGAAAATGAAGTATTTGTGGAAGCTACTGTCCAAACAGAACCCAAACCAATTTTATTATTACCAGGCACAGGAGAAAAAGTAACTGATTGCTATTTAGCTGATTTATTAGCACCATTATTACTATCAGCAAAAGCGATCGCTCAAGAACGCCATCTCAAATTAAAAACTGAAATTCCCAAAAACTTACCTTTGGTGCGTGCCAATATTAAAGCCTTACAAGAAGTATTAAGCAATATCATTGATAATGCTTTGAAATACACACCCAAAGGTGGCAAGATTTTCATCCAGGTAGGGCAAGAAAGAGGTAATTGTATCGGGATTGCTATTAGTGATACTGGGCCAGGAATTCCCCAAGAAGACATAGCACATTTGGGCGAAAGACATTACCGGGGTGTACAAGCACAAACAGAAATTCCCGGTACAGGATTGGGACTGGCCATCGCTAAACAATTAATCGAGCAAATGCAGGGTGAAATAGACGTTTTTAGCCCAGCAATTAATTCTGCGATCGCATCCCCCGATACACCGGGAACTACGTTTATTATTTGGTTGCCAATTAGTTAA
- a CDS encoding S-layer homology domain-containing protein produces MSNLNAWQSKTAALMALSITVGAVTPFMAATPSFAQTTFTDVSSNYWAAQFIQELSQRGVIAGFPDGSFRPEEAVTRAQFAAMVNKAFQKAQQRQAINFVDVPSNYWASSAIQQAYTIGFLSGYPGNRFEPNQAIPRQQVLVSLSNGLEYSANSNVESTLQYFNDASGIASYARSPIAAATEKQIVVNYPNVKFLNPTATATRAQVAAFIYQALVSSNQASAINSPYIVATQTTTPTPVSITIPQGTVIPVKYDQAEKILVTKDETAPLTLTVEQNVVTQDGTVVIPAGSQVVGQLKPAKGGSQFVAQKLVLTSGQEYQIAATSDVITKTETVNKGTSTRAIITNTVLGAGAAAAVSAVTGDRAIATEEVLGGAAIGGLIGLFFGRNSVDLIAINPDTDLQMTVNQNLLVSVR; encoded by the coding sequence ATGTCTAATTTAAATGCTTGGCAATCTAAAACTGCTGCACTTATGGCTTTGAGTATCACTGTGGGTGCTGTAACCCCCTTTATGGCAGCTACACCCTCTTTTGCTCAAACTACTTTTACTGATGTTTCATCTAACTACTGGGCTGCACAGTTTATTCAAGAATTATCACAGCGGGGTGTAATTGCCGGGTTTCCTGATGGCAGTTTCCGCCCAGAAGAAGCGGTAACACGCGCTCAATTTGCAGCGATGGTTAACAAAGCTTTCCAAAAAGCACAGCAACGTCAAGCAATCAACTTTGTAGACGTACCCAGCAATTACTGGGCATCTAGTGCTATTCAGCAAGCTTATACCATAGGTTTCCTCTCAGGATATCCTGGAAACCGCTTTGAGCCTAACCAAGCTATTCCTCGTCAACAGGTTTTAGTATCCCTGTCCAATGGTTTGGAATATAGCGCTAATAGCAATGTTGAAAGCACTCTGCAATACTTCAACGATGCCTCTGGTATTGCTAGTTATGCCCGTAGTCCGATCGCAGCGGCAACTGAAAAGCAAATTGTGGTGAACTATCCTAATGTTAAGTTCCTCAATCCCACTGCAACTGCAACACGCGCACAGGTAGCAGCTTTTATTTACCAAGCGTTAGTTAGTTCTAATCAAGCTTCGGCAATTAATTCACCTTATATAGTGGCTACTCAAACTACTACACCAACACCTGTATCGATCACAATTCCGCAAGGGACTGTTATCCCCGTAAAGTATGATCAAGCTGAAAAAATTCTGGTGACTAAGGATGAAACTGCACCTTTAACCCTGACTGTTGAGCAAAATGTTGTTACTCAAGATGGTACTGTAGTGATTCCCGCTGGTAGTCAAGTTGTTGGTCAACTCAAACCTGCAAAAGGTGGTTCGCAATTCGTGGCGCAAAAACTAGTTTTAACTTCAGGTCAAGAGTATCAAATCGCTGCAACCTCTGATGTGATTACCAAAACAGAAACTGTAAATAAAGGCACTAGTACTAGAGCAATTATTACCAATACTGTATTAGGCGCTGGAGCGGCGGCGGCGGTGTCTGCGGTTACAGGCGATCGCGCGATCGCTACAGAAGAAGTTCTCGGTGGTGCGGCCATTGGTGGCTTAATTGGTTTATTCTTTGGTCGTAATAGTGTTGACTTAATCGCTATTAATCCAGACACCGATTTACAAATGACAGTCAATCAAAATTTGTTGGTGTCAGTGAGATAG
- a CDS encoding DUF3611 family protein: protein MSQNSDAPSSSATLRAIAQTFRLTGWISFWIQLVLGVVSSIIVLLFAIFSQRAGSPSNNPGTGFGVFLAVCGLIILGAGIYLAFRYTRIGRQLQSSNPSNRPRKSETLQVLRLGLWINLIGTLVTLLGAQAIVGTLVARSISPQAITSQLFDPTRIISGLDMLVVQANTNTVSAHFAGLVGSLWLMNRINRQ from the coding sequence ATGTCACAAAATTCCGATGCTCCGTCATCTTCTGCTACTCTTCGGGCGATCGCCCAAACATTCCGTCTCACAGGTTGGATTAGCTTTTGGATTCAGTTAGTACTAGGTGTAGTTTCCAGCATAATCGTCCTGCTATTTGCGATTTTTTCTCAAAGAGCAGGTAGCCCTAGTAATAATCCAGGAACTGGCTTTGGAGTCTTTTTAGCGGTTTGTGGACTAATTATTTTGGGTGCGGGTATCTATTTGGCTTTCCGTTACACCAGAATTGGTAGACAACTACAATCTTCCAACCCTAGCAACCGCCCGCGTAAAAGCGAAACCTTACAGGTATTACGTTTAGGTCTGTGGATAAATTTAATTGGTACATTAGTCACACTTTTAGGGGCGCAGGCGATCGTTGGTACACTAGTGGCCAGGTCTATATCTCCGCAAGCTATCACTTCGCAATTGTTTGATCCGACTCGGATTATTAGCGGACTCGATATGCTTGTAGTTCAGGCAAACACTAATACTGTTTCAGCCCACTTTGCAGGATTGGTTGGGTCACTTTGGCTAATGAATCGTATCAACCGCCAATAA
- a CDS encoding cofactor assembly of complex C subunit B: MDTAILPSTLLLTLLLSVGLFFFIRAATKDRTKTAQLVSEQDEAVLMPQLQDYFLSRSYRVAAVDRDKNQVIFEGFVQPSLFLAIFLTLLATVGLICLSFVLSLLFPSISSFFLGIVLLSPLSGVFYWKKAGRTEKVLLHLQKANQDEPNSLGNITVTAHRDELIELQKALNLKVSD; this comes from the coding sequence ATGGATACTGCTATTCTGCCATCTACGTTGCTGCTCACCTTATTGTTATCAGTTGGGCTATTTTTCTTTATTCGTGCTGCAACCAAAGACCGCACAAAAACTGCACAACTGGTTTCTGAGCAAGACGAAGCTGTATTAATGCCTCAATTACAGGATTATTTCCTTTCGCGGTCTTACCGAGTGGCAGCGGTAGACCGAGATAAAAATCAAGTTATTTTTGAGGGTTTTGTCCAACCCAGCCTATTTTTAGCAATTTTTTTGACGCTACTGGCAACAGTAGGTTTGATTTGTTTATCCTTTGTTCTATCACTGCTGTTTCCTAGCATCAGCAGTTTTTTTCTAGGAATAGTGCTGTTATCACCGTTGAGTGGTGTGTTCTATTGGAAAAAAGCAGGAAGAACTGAGAAAGTATTGCTTCATCTGCAAAAAGCTAATCAAGATGAACCAAACTCTCTAGGCAATATTACTGTAACTGCCCATCGAGATGAACTGATTGAGTTACAGAAAGCACTCAACTTAAAGGTGAGTGATTAA